GTCCGAATTGCCTACCGCTAAAGATGTTGTGGCGACTATGGTTTTGTCAAAACGTTGGCTTCCTCTGTGGAAGTCAGTGCCACATATTGACTTCGACGACGATAGCTATGAAGACACTGATACTGGAAGGTTTTCGCGCTTTGTTGACAGGTCTTTGATTCTGCACAAGGCACCGATTGAAACTTTGCATTTCGAACTTAGTCAAACTTCTACTGTCGCTGATATTGGAATATGGATTGAAATGGCTGTTCAACGCCATGTGCGAGACTTGAGTATCAATATCGACTGTACTTCCAGTACAACTCCAGTTACAGTTCCAAGGAGTTTATACACAGGCTGTGGAATGCTTGTGAACTTGAATTTAACGAGTGTGACTCTTACGGATGCTTCTACCTTGCCTTCTTTCTCAAACCTCAAATATTTGTACCTTGTATTTGTGAAGTACCCCGGTGAGGAGTTTGTCAGGAGGCTTTTATTCAGTTGTGGTGTTCTTGAACATTTGTATGTGGAACAATGCTTTGATGACAATGTTACCATTTTCACAGTTAAGGTTCCTTCCCTCAAGAGTGCAATTTTGCATAAATCACAAGACAGATACATTGATGATGAAGATGGATTTGTGATAGACGCTCCTTCTTTGGAGCTGTTGGATGTTTATAATATTACAGGCGGGTTTTGTACCATTGAGAGTGCTATGCCTAATATTGTTAAAGCAAATGTTATCGTTAATCATGGTCCTTCGGAAATTCTGAGTGCTATTACTTCAGTGAAGCGC
This genomic interval from Brassica oleracea var. oleracea cultivar TO1000 chromosome C2, BOL, whole genome shotgun sequence contains the following:
- the LOC106323397 gene encoding probable FBD-associated F-box protein At1g32375, which codes for MDRISQLSDTLLLRILSELPTAKDVVATMVLSKRWLPLWKSVPHIDFDDDSYEDTDTGRFSRFVDRSLILHKAPIETLHFELSQTSTVADIGIWIEMAVQRHVRDLSINIDCTSSTTPVTVPRSLYTGCGMLVNLNLTSVTLTDASTLPSFSNLKYLYLVFVKYPGEEFVRRLLFSCGVLEHLYVEQCFDDNVTIFTVKVPSLKSAILHKSQDRYIDDEDGFVIDAPSLELLDVYNITGGFCTIESAMPNIVKANVIVNHGPSEILSAITSVKRLYLCLPSYSKDAYPVGSVFHRLVCLKICTSEIEWFNLLMCVLKDSPSLKALKLELFCVRDEEQRSCWNEPSSVPACLLSSLETFEWVNYEGTEEEKEVVAFILRSGRCLKKVNISSETTTPTRNLSACTRLKP